Below is a genomic region from Nilaparvata lugens isolate BPH chromosome 3, ASM1435652v1, whole genome shotgun sequence.
TACTTACAATCAAATGTCAGCGTTGTGCTGCTGGTAAACCTCTGGGGAGTTGAGTACAGCACGCTCCAATTGCACATGCCCCCTCGTatgctctctctcactcgtaCAAGCCTGCAACAGACAGAGAAACGACTTGGTATAAAATCAGTTGCCTCAGAGGAAAATCACCATTTACGTTAGAGAAGAGTTAAGTGAACTTATATACCCTACGTGAACTTCTCCCTAATCATCATCTACACAatggattcatcatcatcttcaagcTTCATCATACCAGACAGCCCACCAACAGAGCAGCAGCTCAACTACTGGCAGCAGAAGCAGAAAGCTCGCAGCTCGGCTGCCACCTCCGCTGCCATGGCTGCCGCCTCCGCTGTCTCCGccgcctcctcctccgcctcaccCCTGAAGAGACAGGGAATCTTCGTTCAACGAGAGAGGGGTGAGGAGATCGTGATTCCGGACAGTCCTCTGCCACAATCTACACCGGCTACCTGGGCGCCGCGACGAGCGGTGCTGTCAACTCAACCCAGCAAGCAGCCGGTGAAGAGGAGGCTAGTTTTCGAGGACGAGGgcgtgctcactcaatcaaaggttagcttaaagaaatattattattgtattaacatgtaatgtgcacaaaatctttataaaatgtgaattagtttttttaaaactaatttccaatggataaaatcttttgtgtACATTACAAGTCATTACTGATTCTTATACTGTGAGCGAAGTCAAGACTGAGCTTGACTTCTAATTGTGCTATCAAAACAATCTGAAcacagataaattttcatgatggttgcattgaaatttggataaaaattcaaaataaacatgttttagtaattttgatgaattcgaatatgttgtatgaaagattatactgaaacaattcaattatctagcaatttgaattgagttatgttaaagtaatcggagaatttccgagttattactcatatatcattattattacttactatatcaaattactgattcgaataatacattgttatttgaattatgaaaaatccgatcacatgcataaactgtttataatatttcgtgtgaaacaaaattattgttgataaaaatgtccatgtaatgaactgaaatattgatttgaataatacattgttatttgaattatgaaaaatccgatcacatgcataaactgtttataatatttagtgtgaaacaaaattattgttgataaaaatgtccatgtaatgaactgaaatattgattcgaataatacattgttatttgaattatgaaaaatccgatcacatgcataaactgtttataatatttcgtgtgaaacaaaattattgttgataaaaatgtgcatgtaatgaactgaaatatttttcgagtcaattatctagcaatttgaattgagttcaagtaattggagaatttccgagttattacttactttcagttttgagtagtgaatctgttgagcaagttctctctctctctctctctcgtatgatttgatgatgaaaaatctgaaacaaataagagtctaatgaaatatttttcaacagaaacgtgtgcCGGAAGAGGACAGCTCGATCGTGCCTCTCTTGAGGGAGGAGGGGGAAGTGGAGACAGAGGACGAGGACTTCCTGAGATTGTTGAATAGCCGCACCGAGAAGCCATGGACGCCTCTCCGCGAGTTGGAAGAGGGCATGGCATATCCGATATGTGATGTGAGAGAGGCGTCCAACCAGCACGGGCGGCGAATTGTGCTCAAAATCTGGGTACCCGGACTACGTACAACAGATGTTTATCTTCCAGAAAGATTTAGCcggattttgagcacaaaagacattgaaaattttaaattaaagtGCAAAACCTTATCTCTGTttgtaaagcatgttaatgcttttatgactgacataaaaattgttaaatgctAAATTAGCATTTAGCATTTTTTATGTCACTAAGCAtctagcattaacatgctttacatGTTAATATGTATGTGTCAGTAGTGttcaataaatagtttttttgttattctataaaaattgttctcaaTTCTCACCTGTTATACACAGTTCACTAGAAGTAGTAGTAAAACACGTACACAACCAGACGTTCAGTCAGCACTATCCACTTTTATTATGAGGAGTGCTGTGAaatgaatgttttttttatagCTTGTTGTACGCATGCACAAGGGTGAGCGTTAGACACATCAGGCACAGCAGTCAAGGCCGACTTCAGTCAAAGGTCGGGCATTGCTCCCTCACATCTGTTTTAGCACACGCTCAAATCTGTATCTGCTTCCTCCTTTCAAATTGTGTTTGGCTTTTCagatttgctatttgaaaattcttttcaaatagcaaatctgaaaaggtgaattcgatttgaaaggtgaattcatttctaaattaatagaaaattcaattttcttttagattaagttagtgtaatgattaattaattaactttagttaatgttcaaccattgagttgaaaggtaatgaaaaatggtatgtaggagaaagcaaacTCCAAGGAAACGAGGCAAAGGTATCTTAAGCTCTGCTGGCAGAGTACTTAAGGGGGCGGCGGGTGCTGCTACAGGTATTACTTCaactatttcaaataaattgatcgATATTACACCTGTGGAGATCCCAATAGCCCCTGGCTACCAGTATTGTGGCCCTGGCACCAAACTTGAAAAGCGATTAGCAAGAGGTGACCCGGGAATTAACAAACTTGACCAGGCTTGTAAGGCACACGATATAGcatattcacaaaatagtgataatgcAAATCGATCGAAAGCAGACAGAGCACTAGCAAACGCAGCGTGggagatttttaaaaatccgaAAACTCCTCTTGCAGAGAGAGGACTCAGCTACCTAGTTACAaacgtgatgaaagctaaaaattactttggtggttctttgagaaataagaagaagaagaatgaggggaaaagttatagtaatgatattaggcgcaaagctatagctcagttgaaaaagcatattgcaggaaaagggtattttttgaagccttttcctagtattagtgggggcagaattttaattccacccccacccccatcatcatatggagtgagtttattcccccaagttaagaaacgaagaacaacaacaaagaagagtaagaagaagacaaagaagagtaggaagaagtaaaagacatgaatattgaaggagaattgagtaattatgatttgattgattggtcgaaattattacagattcagctaagaggtatatatatgctagatgcattacccaaaaaaattctaaaaaacgagaatgccattgtgaatttagcaagggaaagcaaGGATGggacacattgggtagcatataagaaagttggctctaatgtttggtattttgatccaattggaaatttacaaccaccatacaaattggacaaatattggaaaaaagaaaatggagtaaatatattttataatgtagagcacatgcaaccattaaatagcgatatTTGTGGTCATctcacattattgtttcttgcgaATCacttgtaattaagtgtttgtgctgaacgcacacacacacacaagatggttgttattacattaagatctaacacaagtaacctctatgaacatttacaagaaattatagaattggataaaaatcgtgaatgggaaattggattgattaatttttgtagttacaatagtattgcaaacattaacaaaggaacaaattccagcttcaaatatggtgatagattaatcgagttggatacgggtgcatatgaacttgaagatattataaaatctctaaagaataaattgaatattgatgagaagaagaataaacttattatacgtgcaaacgcaaatactatgaagattgaaattcattctgataagcctattgatttaacacgttctgattcgattgctaagatacttggttttgataatgttgttttgcagccaaataaatggcattattctcagcatttggttaacataacaagcattggtagtattgtagttgagtgtaatttagcatgtggtagttactctgacggaaaacaaaaacatataatctacgaatttttaccaaaggttcctagcggctatttaataaatgaagtaccctctccaattatttatgtacctttgaatacgcatcgaattcaaactattaatgtaaaggtaacggaccagaacggatcgtttattgatttccgtggagatacaattacaattaggttacacatacgtgaaaagtaatgggttatcttgttttcaatccacgttcaaataagacgtgtacacgtgatgtcattagagagacgaacgtgagagcgtcaacacctaaaaacaaacgtgctttgtcggctaaaagcgcgagaatattagaaaagttgggttttatagttgattggcgtcatgtacggcgcagcaattagtgaaattctggatgtggagacagaccttcagttttataatgatattactaaattccaatttcatactcatacagtatattcgggtcaagaaataaaaaactctgacgaggcacgtattggtataaattctttagatgtctattctttaccttgcaaatcattcatatttattgagggaacagttaactgtacaaaaccgggaacagacccagccgatgcaccagttgcagcagactataaattaagcagtaacgtaatcggcaacctttttgatgaaatacgatatgaattagcaggtcagcaaatttctaaatcaagattgattggattaacatccacaattaaagctattctagtgaagaatacgctcgataaaaacacatatcacttggctggttttgacagagcaggatatgagctaacggataataaattcactttctgtgtaccgctcaaattaatcctcccgttttttgaagattttcaaagaataattttaaatttgaaacaggaactcgtcttattgaggtcgccgacagatctaaattgtgttgagtcggcaagtggaacaaacgttagtgtgaaaattacaaaactgcaatggagaatgccctacataactttagaagatcatgtaagactgaaatttttgagactgctcgatgctgacactccactgaaattaggtttccgacattgggaaatttgtgaattaccaaatttgcaaaattcacttaaccattcttgggcagttcgcaccacatcgagttttgatagtccaaaatacgttataattgcatttcaaactgatcgtaagaataaaattaaaaaatcaatatctaatttcgatagctgcggtatttacaatgttaaagtatatttgaacagcgagtattatccatatgaaaatctgctaggtaaaaaggaggtattataccgcatgttcctggatttcgcgccctcgtattataatcattcaatcaatagcgaactcggaacagaaattgactttaaaacgttttgtgaatcaacaccgctgattgttgtagattgttcacaccaagcaagtcatttgaaatcatcgacagatgttcgtattgaaatggaatttaatagtgcagtacctgcaaatacttctgcctattgcgttttaattagcgatcgtgtgatggagtacacacctctgacgagcatgatggaagaagttcagtaatttgcgcACCggctatataaggtgtgcactctgacaaatttggttcattatcagtttcacctttgaacagacaacatgtcctattctttgtgttctgatattttggacaagccacaaactcgctctattggtattcagtgcgatcttgattctgatagtttctattatgaagcaaggtgcagtacaccgaagccgctgcaggtggaggaggagaaacgagaagaggaggaggggaaaGATGAAGGATTCAACAAGCCCGCcgccgaagagaaagaagtggacaaggaagcgagtgcgaaaattgctacagttgatcttcactggtttaaacaagattgtaatcaaattattgtgaaagaacttgccataattgatcagtttaataattatattgtattccatttcaaatcaccattcgcaaagacagaattgagtgcaaaattgtataacgatgtaacatggttagaacgtcactatcataaaataaaatgggaagatggagatttagaatacagtgactcattaatacgtgattaccttgtaggttatgagaaatttttcacaaaaggaactgagaaagcaaagtttttaagaagattacatactaacgttcaatgtataccagaggattttccaaaacccgatttcagctttttcactagttcatggtgttatgctgtgtgtaacattcataaaaatagaccagatggGCGGTGTTCTTTGTTCTCTgcgcaacattataattcttttttgtttaaaaatatgtatcaaacaaataatttcttgtgcaaaaacaatcgaatgcaaagtatgaaaatggcgccaatgtacacgaattcacagaaaagaaactttgctcattatggattcttctacaacggaaaagagattcagtgtgtttattgcatgcatgcattgagactgcataaagcatgtacatgttgtctgtcgtcaattaatgaagaaaggccgcttaattactctataatagtacctgcctacacatagttttctccattcgctcaacaacatggatccgacaaagtggttagctgccgacaacgagttggaagtgaggttaaaaaactgtattgattggtatgatgaatgcaaaattgctattaagaaatcatctcgtgaaaattatagtttggcgaaacaattgaaagacatttttctaagcacggttaatttaaatgacataagagactatctatgttattattgtcctcataatttgtctatagataagctaattagaattgaagatgaagttatgtattgttgtagtgaaatgtgtaaataaactttttctatgttgaaaacaaatttttcattcagatatttccttGTGCATTTTGGTTTAGTTTCAGTCTAGACTTGATTGAGCAAGCACGTATCGAAAAAGTTACGCCCACCTCATTTTGCTGTTAGCACACGAGctgcaattaatttttttagaagcgagatacgcccccctcacacacatctgttacagctaagtacACCTTGTGccttatcaattaattttttttttttttagaagcgagatacgcccccctcacagacatctgttacagctaagtgcacctcgtgccttatcaattatagttcatagcaatcaaggacatgcagtgttttagctttgcaaaattcaaaaaattaactcgcctcttgatgtcaatttcatttaatgaatttgattcaattgcaaagaatattaaattttcaacaggattccaagatgttgatttaccgttaacaaaaacagaaaatgtacactttccgATTTTATCTGAAATATTCGAACTGCTAgatatt
It encodes:
- the LOC120350525 gene encoding uncharacterized protein LOC120350525, translating into MDSSSSSSFIIPDSPPTEQQLNYWQQKQKARSSAATSAAMAAASAVSAASSSASPLKRQGIFVQRERGEEIVIPDSPLPQSTPATWAPRRAVLSTQPSKQPVKRRLVFEDEGVLTQSKKRVPEEDSSIVPLLREEGEVETEDEDFLRLLNSRTEKPWTPLRELEEGMAYPICDVREASNQHGRRIVLKIWVPGLRTTDVYLPERFSRILSTKDIENFKLKCKTLSLFVKHVNAFMTDIKIVKC